One window of Papaver somniferum cultivar HN1 chromosome 9, ASM357369v1, whole genome shotgun sequence genomic DNA carries:
- the LOC113308107 gene encoding Golgi SNAP receptor complex member 1-1-like: MDLPTSWDALRKQARKLEAQLDEHMNSYRRLVSTKDDGTQTELDSAIDRLLKQLKQVNTQMQSWVSSGGLETYSHTLTRHQEILEDLNQEFYRLRSSIRAKQEHASLLEDFREFDRTRLDLEDGGGSQEQALLKEHASISKNTGQMDTVISQAQATLGSLVSQRSTFGGITSKIGNISSRLPTVNHILSSIKRKKSMDTIILSLVASVCTFLILVYWFTK; this comes from the exons ATGGATTTGCCTACATCATGGGATGCCCTAAGGAAACAG GCAAGGAAACTTGAAGCACAATTAGATGAGCATATGAACTCTTACCGTAGATTGGTTTCTACTAAAGACGATGGTACACAAACTGAACTTGACTCTGCAATTGATCGCTTACTTAAACAGCTTAAGCAAGTCAATACACAGATGCAGTCTTGGGTATCCTCGGGGGGGTTAGAAACATATTCTCATACATTGACTCGACATCAAGAGATTTTAGAAGACCTTAatcaa GAGTTTTATCGTCTCCGCTCTAGCATTAGAGCTAAACAAGAGCATGCCTCATTGCTTGAAGATTTCAGGGAATTTGATCGTACTAGGCTAGATTTggaagatggtggtggttctcAAGAACAGGCTCTTCTTAAAGAACATGCTTCCATCAGCAAAAATACAGGACAG ATGGATACGGTGATTTCCCAAGCGCAAGCCACACTTGGATCACTTGTATCACAACGCTCAACATTTGGGGGAATCACTTCAAAGATAGGCAATATTAGCAGCCGTCTACCGACG GTAAATCATATTCTTTCGTCGATAAAGAGAAAGAAATCGATGGATACTATAATTCTTTCCCTGGTTGCATCTGTGTGCACATTTCTTATTCTAGTTTACTGGTTTACCAAGTGA